In Neomonachus schauinslandi chromosome 6, ASM220157v2, whole genome shotgun sequence, a genomic segment contains:
- the LOC123325106 gene encoding eukaryotic translation initiation factor 2D-like isoform X3 — protein MFAKAFRVKSNTAIKGSDRRKLRADVTTAFPTLGRDQVPALVPGKEELNVVKLYAHRGDAVTVYVCGGNPILFELEKNLYPTVYTLWSYPDLLPTFTTWPLVLEKLVGGADLMLPGLVVPPAGLPQVLLR, from the exons ATGTTTGCCAAGGCCTTTCGGGTCAAGTCCAACACGGCCATCAAGGGGTCGGACag GAGAAAGCTTCGGGCTGATGTGACCACTGCTTTCCCCACTCTTGGAAGAGATCAGGTCCCTGCCTTAGTACCTGGAAAGGAAGAGCTCAACGTTGTGAAGTTGTATGCTCACAGAGGGGATGCAGTGACTGTGTACGTGTGTGGTGGTAACCCCATCCTATTTGAACTGGAGAAAAACCTGTATCCAACAG TATACACCTTGTGGTCCTATCCTGACCTTCTCCCAACGTTCACAACATGGCCTCTGGTGCTCGAAAAACTGGTCGGGGGAGCAG ATTTGATGCTGCCAGGCCTGGTGGTGCCCCCTGCTGGTCTGCCGCAG GTCCTGCTGAGATAA
- the LOC123325106 gene encoding eukaryotic translation initiation factor 2D-like isoform X2 — MFAKAFRVKSNTAIKGSDRRKLRADVTTAFPTLGRDQVPALVPGKEELNVVKLYAHRGDAVTVYVCGGNPILFELEKNLYPTVYTLWSYPDLLPTFTTWPLVLEKLVGGADLMLPGLVVPPAGLPQVQKGDLCAIALVGNRSC, encoded by the exons ATGTTTGCCAAGGCCTTTCGGGTCAAGTCCAACACGGCCATCAAGGGGTCGGACag GAGAAAGCTTCGGGCTGATGTGACCACTGCTTTCCCCACTCTTGGAAGAGATCAGGTCCCTGCCTTAGTACCTGGAAAGGAAGAGCTCAACGTTGTGAAGTTGTATGCTCACAGAGGGGATGCAGTGACTGTGTACGTGTGTGGTGGTAACCCCATCCTATTTGAACTGGAGAAAAACCTGTATCCAACAG TATACACCTTGTGGTCCTATCCTGACCTTCTCCCAACGTTCACAACATGGCCTCTGGTGCTCGAAAAACTGGTCGGGGGAGCAG ATTTGATGCTGCCAGGCCTGGTGGTGCCCCCTGCTGGTCTGCCGCAGGTACAGAAGGGGGACCTCTGTGCCATTGCCTTGGTGGGGAACAG GTCCTGCTGA
- the LOC123325106 gene encoding eukaryotic translation initiation factor 2D-like isoform X1: MFAKAFRVKSNTAIKGSDRRKLRADVTTAFPTLGRDQVPALVPGKEELNVVKLYAHRGDAVTVYVCGGNPILFELEKNLYPTVYTLWSYPDLLPTFTTWPLVLEKLVGGADLMLPGLVVPPAGLPQVQKGDLCAIALVGNRYCACPLCLWGENLGKTGEGGEKGQLPKLMGKD, from the exons ATGTTTGCCAAGGCCTTTCGGGTCAAGTCCAACACGGCCATCAAGGGGTCGGACag GAGAAAGCTTCGGGCTGATGTGACCACTGCTTTCCCCACTCTTGGAAGAGATCAGGTCCCTGCCTTAGTACCTGGAAAGGAAGAGCTCAACGTTGTGAAGTTGTATGCTCACAGAGGGGATGCAGTGACTGTGTACGTGTGTGGTGGTAACCCCATCCTATTTGAACTGGAGAAAAACCTGTATCCAACAG TATACACCTTGTGGTCCTATCCTGACCTTCTCCCAACGTTCACAACATGGCCTCTGGTGCTCGAAAAACTGGTCGGGGGAGCAG ATTTGATGCTGCCAGGCCTGGTGGTGCCCCCTGCTGGTCTGCCGCAGGTACAGAAGGGGGACCTCTGTGCCATTGCCTTGGTGGGGAACAGGTACTGTGCCTGTCCGCTGTGCCTTTGGGGGGAAAACTTAGGTAAaactggggaagggggtgagaaAGGACAACTTCCAAAGCTTATGGGTAAAgattaa